In candidate division WOR-3 bacterium, the sequence TCTTTGGAATAGTGCCTTTCCAGTTCAACTGCCAAAATCATTTCCTTCAACTTTCGCGCCAAATTTCGCTTCGGCGTCAAAAACATCGAACGGGCGAGTTGCTGGGTGATCGTCGATGCCCCTTGCAGATTCTGAGGATGGAGGATGTTGGCAACGATTGAACCGCCAACCCTAATAAGGTCAATTCCCCAATGGGAATAGAACCGTTTGTCTTCAACCGCAACAACCCCTCGGACCAGATGGGGAGGGATTGATTCTAAGGGCACCGGTCGTCTCCTTTCCACAAAAAATTCGGCAATTACCCGCCCCCTACAGTCAAGAATTGTAGTGCTTGCCGGCGCCTTAAAATTAATTATTGACTCTGGACTTGGCAGCTCGGCTCTGAGACGCAAATACCCAAGAGCAAAAAAGGCAACCGTCAGCCCGAATATGACAGTTGCAACGGTTAACGCCTTGGTCATTTAATATAGCGGGCAATGACCTCATGGCTGACCGCCAGACAGAGCATATCAAACGCCTCGCCTTCACCCGATGCCTTTACCAGCCAGTGTTCAAGAGGGGGAATTGTACCCCCGTGAATACGAATGGCATCGGTCACCATTGCCTTGAGAACATTCTGTGCCTGAAGTTTCAATAGCATTGAGTCAAACTGGATATGGGCATTTGTAGAAGCGAGCCAGGCGGTATAGTAAACCAGCCAGCGTAGCGCTTCAAGATTGCCGCTCATTGATGCCAAGGTGCGCTGAATCTCCTTGCGGGAGATGATCGGTTCATTCATTGATTTCCAGTCTCGGGCATAAAGCGCGGTCGTTTCCAGGATGCGCCGACAGACACCAAGAATGGCGGCACTGCGGGTAATACGACCAAGTCCAAACCATTTCTGACCCAGTGACATTGCCATGCCCGGTTTGCCTAAGATTTTGTCAATGGTAACAGCACAGCGGTTGAGGATAAGCTGAGGTGGTTCTGTTTGTAGGATGATCTCGGTGTTGGGGAGGTCGCGCTCAACGATAAAGCAGGAGGTACCCGCAGGAGTCCGGGCAAATACAAGGCAGAAGTCAAAATCGGCTCTGGAGAGCTCTTTGATGCCGTTGAGTATATAGCGGTCCGATTCCAATTGGGCAGTTGTTGTCATCTCGTTCTGATGGGCAAAATGTTTTGGTTCGCGAAAGGCGATGGCGTAGGTTTTTTCACCCGCCACCACTGGTAAAAGGTAATCAGACCTTTGGCTGTCAGAGCATTCATAGAGGAGAGGTGTGAAATCACCCCATTCAATTGGTATGACGGTAGTTGACAGTTCTTCAGCAATAATGCAGGTTTCAATAAGTCCAAGACCACCGCCACCAAACTCTTCCGGCACCCCGGCGCTGTAAAGTCCCATCTCCTTTAGTTTTGCCGTTGCGCTCCTTTTGATTTCCTCCCTCTCCTCTTTACCCCTGGCGTTTAGAAATTTTGGTTCCAGAGGCAAAAGGTCACGGCGGACAAACTCGTGGAGGGTGGTGCGAATCAGCTCGGCATCCTCAGAAAAGGTAAAGTCCATTTACGCCTTCTTTCGGGTGTAATCAGGCAAAAGGACAGGTGAAAACACCTTCGTCTCAACCCCCTTTTCTTTTAATAACCTGCGCCATTTTTCCAGGTGATTGAGGGTAAGGTTGAGGTGATCTGGGCGCTTTTGCGCAGACTCTGCCGCAGCTTTTCCTGCCCGACGACCAAACACAATCGTATCTAAGAGGGAGTTCCCCATCAGTCGGTTCCGTCCGTGAACCCCGCCCGATGCTTCACCAGCCACGAACAAAAATGGGACATTGGTTGAGCAGAACGGGTCAATGGCAACACCGCCATTCTGGTAATGGAGGGTAGGGAAAACCAAAATCGGCTCCTTGTCAATTTCAATGCCGAACCGGGCGAACTGCCGCACCATCGCTGGTAGTTCCCGTTTAACCGTTCCTTGTCCACGCAGGATTTCAATCATCGGGGTGTCAAGCCAGACGCCGTCAACGCCCCCTGGTGTCTTTATCCCGCGGTTTTCTGAGCATTCCCGGATGATTGCGGATGCCACCACATCCCTTGTTTCCAACGGAAAGATAAACTGCTCTCCCTGAATGTTCACCAGTTGGGCACCAAGGCTTCTAACCTTTTCTGTGACTAATTGCCCGACAATCTGCTGAGGAAAGGCGACACCTGTCGGGTGATACTGCATGGTATCAATGAATGCCAGTCGCGCACCCGCACGGTAGGCAAGAACCAGTCCGTCACCGGTGGCGCCGTAGTGATTGGAGGTTGGAAAGCCCTGGTAGTGAAGTCTGCCTGAGCCACCAGTGGCGATGATAACATTTTTTGCCTTAACGATGAGATAGCTGTTCAGGTTGAGATTTAAGAGCACCGCACCAGCCACCTCCCCTTCAGGGGTGGTCAAGAGTTCAACCGCCGGGCAGAACTCCAGGACGATGATTTTGTCCCGGCTTTTGACCTCATCTCTGAGGGTGCGCATAATTTCTGCACCGGTATAGTCCCGGCAGGTATGCATCCTCTTCCTTGATGTGCCACCACCATGGATGGTCTTCATTGAGCCGTCTGGGTTTTTGTCAAATATGACACCTAAGTTTTCCAGCCACTGGATTGCCTCTGGGGCATCGGTTACCAGCGCCTCCACCAGTTCCGGAACATTCTCAAAATGTCCGCCACCTAAAACATCAAGGTAATGGATTGCTGGTGAGTCGTTCTCCTTATCCGCTGCCTGAATTCCGCCCTGTGCCATCATCGTGTTGGCATCGCCCAGCCTTAACTTGGTGGCGATGATAACCCTGGCGCCGTGGTCATCAGCGGTCAAAGCCGCGGCACAGCCCGCACCACCACCACCGATAACCAGGACATCACAGGTGTAATCGGGTGACTCTAAGGCAAGTTTGTTCGGGTCAAGCGAACTATCCGCCTCCAGGAGCGCGGCGAGCTCTTTGGGTGTTCTGTCCCCGGCATTAGGTCCAACCCTCAAAGTCGCAAAGGTCTCCGCGCGATAATCGGGATGGAACTGTTTTAAGAGTTTTTCCTTTTCCTCAGGCTTAAGCCGGGGATAGGTTTCTTTTAAGCGCCGCTCCCTTGTCTCCTTTACCTTTGTTATCAGTTCCTGCAACGGTGATGGGTAACTCATTTTTTACTCCTCTGGTTCAATATCCCTTGCTGCATAGCGCTCCTGGAGCTCCTTTTTACTCAGCCCTTTCAGTTCGGCAAGCGCGTGGGCAAATTTACCCTCCCTTATCTCGGCGATCCGTTTTTGTAGATGTTCGGAACGGGGGGCAAGGTTTCTGCCATAGATGCGCCGGCACAGAAGCGCAGCATGGTGCTTTACCAGTTCTGCCGGGCAGCGGCTGACGCACAGACCGCACATAATACAGTCAAAGGAGATGTCCGCAACTGCAGGGATGTCCCCGCGGACAATCGCGGAGACATAACCTAACACATCAATATCCTGGGGACAGGACTTGGTGCAGGTGTTGCAGCCGTAACAGCGCAACATCTCCGGATAGATTCTTAATACCTCATCAGCCGTTCCTTTGAGTTCGGAAAGCCGGTATCGGGGGCGATGTGCCGGGAAAAAGGGAATCATCGCCAGTTGCATATCGGGTTCAACCTTGGTCTGGCAGGCAAGGGCAAATTTGAGATGATAGTCGCCGGTGGTGCGATATACGGTAGCACAGGCGCCGCAGAACCCACCGCGGCAGCCGACACCGCGGACAAGCCGGTAACCGGCGTATTCCATTGCCTGGAGGATGGTGAGCGAATCTGGAACCTGGTGGTGCTCACCCATGATGTAGATGTCAATCAGGTTTTCTTTCATTGCCACTCTCCTCATAGAACTGGTCAAGATAATAATCATCGGTCGGCTGCAGATGTGCCAAGAGATGCCGCATCTGCTCTATTGACCGATTCTTGACGATAAAGTGTTTGATGGTTGTGTCCACCTGCGGACAGGATAGAACACACTGATAACAGCGGTCACAGTCTGTGCCGACCATGGTCTCGAGGGCAAGGCTGGTCCTCTGGGCGGTGCGTTTGAGCCGGGCGGGTTCCCGGGCTAAAAGCGAGCAGATGTCAATGCAGTTGCCACAGCCGAGGCAGGCGCGAGTGCCGGTCAGTTCCTCTTTAACTTTCAGTGTATGGGAGGGACCGAATCCGGATGAGAGCAGCCGGCACCTGGGGACAGGCGACT encodes:
- a CDS encoding 4Fe-4S dicluster domain-containing protein; the protein is MPNTKQTDIAAIRNILERILDISESPVPRCRLLSSGFGPSHTLKVKEELTGTRACLGCGNCIDICSLLAREPARLKRTAQRTSLALETMVGTDCDRCYQCVLSCPQVDTTIKHFIVKNRSIEQMRHLLAHLQPTDDYYLDQFYEESGNERKPD
- a CDS encoding acyl-CoA dehydrogenase family protein — its product is MDFTFSEDAELIRTTLHEFVRRDLLPLEPKFLNARGKEEREEIKRSATAKLKEMGLYSAGVPEEFGGGGLGLIETCIIAEELSTTVIPIEWGDFTPLLYECSDSQRSDYLLPVVAGEKTYAIAFREPKHFAHQNEMTTTAQLESDRYILNGIKELSRADFDFCLVFARTPAGTSCFIVERDLPNTEIILQTEPPQLILNRCAVTIDKILGKPGMAMSLGQKWFGLGRITRSAAILGVCRRILETTALYARDWKSMNEPIISRKEIQRTLASMSGNLEALRWLVYYTAWLASTNAHIQFDSMLLKLQAQNVLKAMVTDAIRIHGGTIPPLEHWLVKASGEGEAFDMLCLAVSHEVIARYIK
- a CDS encoding 4Fe-4S dicluster domain-containing protein, producing MKENLIDIYIMGEHHQVPDSLTILQAMEYAGYRLVRGVGCRGGFCGACATVYRTTGDYHLKFALACQTKVEPDMQLAMIPFFPAHRPRYRLSELKGTADEVLRIYPEMLRCYGCNTCTKSCPQDIDVLGYVSAIVRGDIPAVADISFDCIMCGLCVSRCPAELVKHHAALLCRRIYGRNLAPRSEHLQKRIAEIREGKFAHALAELKGLSKKELQERYAARDIEPEE
- a CDS encoding FAD-binding protein, giving the protein MSYPSPLQELITKVKETRERRLKETYPRLKPEEKEKLLKQFHPDYRAETFATLRVGPNAGDRTPKELAALLEADSSLDPNKLALESPDYTCDVLVIGGGGAGCAAALTADDHGARVIIATKLRLGDANTMMAQGGIQAADKENDSPAIHYLDVLGGGHFENVPELVEALVTDAPEAIQWLENLGVIFDKNPDGSMKTIHGGGTSRKRMHTCRDYTGAEIMRTLRDEVKSRDKIIVLEFCPAVELLTTPEGEVAGAVLLNLNLNSYLIVKAKNVIIATGGSGRLHYQGFPTSNHYGATGDGLVLAYRAGARLAFIDTMQYHPTGVAFPQQIVGQLVTEKVRSLGAQLVNIQGEQFIFPLETRDVVASAIIRECSENRGIKTPGGVDGVWLDTPMIEILRGQGTVKRELPAMVRQFARFGIEIDKEPILVFPTLHYQNGGVAIDPFCSTNVPFLFVAGEASGGVHGRNRLMGNSLLDTIVFGRRAGKAAAESAQKRPDHLNLTLNHLEKWRRLLKEKGVETKVFSPVLLPDYTRKKA